One window from the genome of Phycisphaerales bacterium encodes:
- a CDS encoding glycosyltransferase family 39 protein yields MNQTLAGSPATTLTPPVQVAPIRSMGERLRRWLVVLVLAVQCVFPIWLSLNDHPLYAPDEGRYGSVSETMLRTGNWLVPMIDGHPHLTKPPLVYWLQAIALTAIGDAAVPEPHGRGEDELALRLPSVLAATLIVLITFGLGAKWGGARRGLIAAGLLSLMPLHVAVGRLAITDSVLSLFWTAALAAGFMAVDRGGDSTRRAWPWAGAMWLAVALGLLAKGPLALAPVAVLLIWLALTGRWTHARRLHLWGALLACLPVGVWAWQIVQSQPEALAVWRYEMLNRATGSGEHPEPFWFYLPIVICGLFPATATLSLPGIEYSWRAGWKCCRTPGMGSLMAMAVVAPLIGFTFMSGKLATYLLPLAPPLALLAAGVLEDRLMSARGDAQQAKKALQSIATVCISSAIVLVIMLVGVARLTLQVFWVAVLVSLLPLTALMIWRLWPLIRGDLQRSMAALALLWAAAATAWFGAFEFEDSLTTVYGTEQLIELVHEQPGLQDPLIATLGYDDPTLFRYVHDPAMALKNSQIEQWIDSLSTDDRRRAVLLAKEDIWRQIMARRPQVSDLFADVGKGTYRFNTSVIVLRLHQQ; encoded by the coding sequence GTGAACCAGACGCTTGCGGGCAGCCCGGCGACGACACTGACGCCCCCGGTTCAAGTCGCGCCGATCCGGTCAATGGGAGAACGCCTCCGCCGCTGGCTCGTCGTTCTCGTCCTTGCCGTCCAGTGCGTTTTTCCGATCTGGCTCAGCCTCAACGACCACCCGCTGTACGCCCCCGACGAGGGGCGCTATGGCTCAGTGAGCGAGACCATGCTCCGGACCGGCAACTGGCTCGTGCCGATGATCGACGGGCATCCGCACCTGACCAAGCCGCCGCTGGTGTACTGGCTGCAGGCGATCGCGCTGACCGCGATCGGCGACGCTGCAGTGCCCGAGCCCCACGGCCGAGGTGAGGATGAACTCGCGCTGCGCCTGCCCTCGGTCCTCGCCGCGACGTTGATCGTGCTGATCACCTTTGGGCTTGGCGCCAAGTGGGGCGGGGCGCGGCGCGGCCTCATTGCCGCCGGGTTGCTTTCACTCATGCCGCTGCACGTGGCCGTCGGCCGGCTGGCGATCACCGATTCGGTGCTGTCGCTGTTCTGGACCGCCGCGCTCGCCGCGGGGTTCATGGCGGTCGATCGCGGCGGCGACTCCACCCGCCGCGCCTGGCCGTGGGCCGGCGCGATGTGGCTGGCCGTGGCGCTGGGCCTGCTCGCCAAGGGGCCGTTGGCGCTGGCGCCCGTTGCGGTGCTGCTTATCTGGCTGGCGCTCACCGGCCGGTGGACCCACGCGAGGCGGCTGCACCTTTGGGGCGCGCTGCTGGCGTGCCTGCCCGTGGGCGTCTGGGCCTGGCAGATCGTGCAGAGCCAGCCCGAGGCGCTCGCCGTCTGGCGCTACGAAATGCTCAATCGAGCGACAGGCAGCGGCGAGCACCCCGAGCCGTTCTGGTTCTACCTGCCGATCGTCATCTGCGGGCTGTTTCCCGCCACGGCCACGCTAAGCCTGCCGGGCATTGAATACTCCTGGCGCGCCGGCTGGAAGTGTTGTCGCACCCCCGGCATGGGCAGCCTGATGGCCATGGCCGTCGTGGCGCCACTCATCGGCTTCACCTTCATGAGCGGCAAACTTGCCACGTACCTCCTGCCCCTGGCGCCGCCCCTGGCGCTGCTCGCGGCCGGCGTATTGGAAGATCGGCTCATGTCCGCACGTGGCGACGCCCAGCAGGCAAAAAAGGCGCTTCAGTCGATCGCCACCGTCTGCATCAGTTCAGCGATCGTCCTCGTGATCATGCTCGTCGGCGTCGCGCGGCTCACGCTCCAGGTCTTCTGGGTCGCCGTTCTCGTATCGCTGCTCCCGCTGACGGCGCTGATGATCTGGCGCCTCTGGCCGCTCATCCGCGGCGACCTCCAGCGCTCGATGGCCGCCCTGGCGTTGCTGTGGGCTGCGGCGGCGACCGCGTGGTTCGGCGCCTTTGAATTCGAAGATTCCCTCACGACGGTCTACGGCACCGAGCAACTCATCGAACTCGTGCACGAGCAGCCCGGCCTGCAGGACCCACTCATCGCCACCCTCGGCTACGACGATCCGACGCTGTTCCGCTACGTCCACGATCCCGCCATGGCACTCAAGAATTCGCAGATTGAACAGTGGATCGATTCACTCTCGACGGATGATCGCCGCCGCGCCGTGCTGCTGGCCAAGGAAGACATTTGGCGTCAGATCATGGCGCGCCGCCCGCAGGTGTCGGACCTCTTTGCCGATGTCGGCAAGGGCACCTACCGCTTCAACACGAGCGTGATCGTCCTGCGCCTCCATCAGCAGTAA
- a CDS encoding diguanylate cyclase, with product MTQRTQPPRLLVLEDDPDTASLIRDVLQDHFECDCVRVYSSIAQALGGDLSSVDLALCDYNLPDGTGLTALQQFLAKQPMLPVIMVTGESDHRTALQALREGAYDYVVKAGEFLSILPLMVEKNLSRWRTKQENVRLQRELELSLEQVRRSHSQLTSMVARLEEMALTDALTGLSNRRHLNEDLPRLFAETMRHAGDLACIMVDLDGFKTLNDTLGHQHGDDMLRLAGKVILANRRESDLAARYGGDEFVVILPRTDAATAVNLARRIKEDFEDAVKRTVCTPTPLAMSMGISCARTSRAASGEELIRIADEMLYVAKRGGKSQVVLCEPEACGATVRATPAT from the coding sequence ATGACGCAGCGGACACAGCCACCACGACTGCTCGTTCTCGAAGACGACCCGGACACCGCGTCGCTCATCCGGGATGTGCTGCAGGATCACTTCGAATGCGACTGCGTTCGGGTGTATTCGAGCATTGCGCAAGCCCTCGGCGGCGACCTCTCTTCAGTCGATCTCGCCTTGTGCGATTACAACCTGCCCGACGGCACGGGCCTCACGGCGCTGCAGCAGTTCCTCGCCAAGCAGCCGATGCTGCCGGTAATCATGGTCACCGGCGAGTCGGACCATCGCACCGCGCTGCAGGCACTGCGCGAAGGCGCGTATGACTACGTCGTCAAGGCCGGAGAGTTTCTCTCAATCCTGCCGCTCATGGTTGAGAAGAACCTTTCGCGCTGGCGGACCAAGCAGGAGAACGTGCGCCTGCAGCGCGAACTGGAACTTTCGCTCGAACAGGTGCGCCGGAGCCACTCGCAACTTACATCGATGGTGGCGCGGCTCGAAGAGATGGCGCTGACGGACGCGCTCACCGGCCTGTCCAATCGCCGGCACCTCAACGAAGACCTGCCTCGCCTCTTTGCCGAAACCATGCGCCACGCGGGCGATCTCGCGTGCATCATGGTCGACCTCGACGGCTTCAAGACGCTCAATGACACGCTCGGCCACCAGCACGGCGACGACATGCTGCGACTGGCGGGCAAAGTCATCCTCGCCAACCGGCGCGAGTCCGACCTCGCGGCGCGCTACGGCGGAGACGAGTTCGTCGTCATTCTCCCGCGAACCGACGCCGCGACGGCCGTCAACCTCGCGCGGCGCATCAAGGAAGACTTCGAAGACGCAGTGAAACGCACCGTCTGCACTCCGACGCCGCTGGCGATGTCAATGGGCATCTCCTGCGCCCGCACCAGCCGCGCGGCCTCGGGCGAGGAACTCATCCGCATCGCCGACGAAATGCTCTACGTCGCCAAGCGCGGCGGCAAGAGCCAGGTGGTCCTGTGCGAACCGGAGGCCTGCGGCGCGACTGTCAGGGCCACCCCCGCGACGTAG
- a CDS encoding response regulator produces MSTRTRGDNVSEAIILLVDDDPDYRMLVRDAIESLGRPIKVFECVDGCDGIRFLQQICSDQSSPRPDLVLLDLEMPGADGHEVLIRVRADQRLRDLPVVVMTGVDDDESERRALSNGASSYTCKVQDTQDMLRRIEAAAVYWTTVHRQLPRATSAA; encoded by the coding sequence ATGTCAACCAGAACGCGAGGCGACAACGTGAGTGAAGCGATCATCCTGCTCGTCGATGACGACCCCGACTATCGGATGCTCGTGCGCGACGCGATCGAGTCGCTCGGCCGCCCGATTAAGGTTTTCGAGTGCGTGGACGGGTGCGACGGCATTCGCTTTCTGCAGCAGATCTGCTCGGATCAGTCTTCTCCGCGGCCGGACCTCGTGCTGCTCGACCTCGAGATGCCCGGCGCCGACGGGCACGAAGTGCTCATTCGGGTGCGGGCGGACCAGCGCTTGCGCGATCTGCCGGTGGTGGTCATGACAGGCGTGGATGATGATGAATCCGAACGCCGCGCCCTGAGCAACGGCGCGAGCAGTTACACGTGCAAGGTTCAGGACACGCAGGACATGCTGCGCCGGATCGAGGCGGCGGCAGTCTATTGGACGACGGTGCATCGCCAGTTGCCCCGGGCCACTTCCGCGGCCTGA